A genomic stretch from Barnesiella intestinihominis YIT 11860 includes:
- a CDS encoding TonB-dependent receptor: MKRHKIHHSADIVGRCKKGIIPFLLCFVFMGYGQNISVNFPNITVERALEILRNQEGYSFSVKTNDVNLRQKVNADLQNQPIEKVLETIFQNQPVSFEIEGKMVRIIKAPEKDSKQTGSTAESKKISGRVTDKQGEPLIGVSIIAKGANKGTITNIDGYYSLTVPDKSVIQFSYVGYDTQELKLGKGNILNATLQEKINDLDEVVVIGYGSMKKSDLTGAVTSVKTEDLPMAANTSISHMLSGKAAGITSVQNSAQPGGGVTLRIRGEASTGAGNEPLYIIDGFPVGGSQVEPAADNRYSDFGSRNPLNSINPNDIESIEILKDASSTAIYGARAANGVIIITTKKGREGKPVVNYSANYGVQQIANKTEMMTAEEFMTEANKFAKEQWLYNNRVYPYGNTNPSSIKDPIVYPYDAKDIKNAGKGTDWYDLITREGMIHQHNLSVSGGTSNLKYMASFNFFDQNGVVRNSDFTRYTGRLNIEHQINKIFKYGINATQSYIKSSNVPLGTEDFENSGLINSAMSYDPTTPVRDKNGDYAQSDRMTTVPNPVSMLEIDDYTQTKRLLVNAFLQAEIIKGLVAKINIGFDDQNGVRNSYIPTTTLYGKQEGGKASKSMAQQFDRLLEATVNYNFNIAKAHKFNILAGYSYQDFNNEGFSAANSQFFTDIFKYNSLASGEAARPTVASNKSKTMFISYFGRINYNLFDKYLFTLTARVDGSNRFGENNRYGIFPSGAFAWRIKQEDFLKDVDFLSDLKMRISLGQTGNSEIGNNAFEYYTAAWQQYVFGNSINTGTAKSQIANPDLKWETTTEFNFGLDFGFFNQRLSGTFEYFKKEVKDLLGYRSLKSFMEVSTVAANIGKTQSTGIEISLKSRNFTGEFKWDTELNFTRYVDRWKERNPEDELSPWQKANDPIRAHYGYLSDGVLGIDETPPTSMPNLLPGEYKIKDVNGYLRDDFGNLIPDENGNVQYTDAPDGIIDEADIVLLGTYDPGFSIGFGNTFEYKGFDLNIFFYGMFDRIVNNATRGKFSIPNIRFILNGQNMMKEISERWSSENSHSKYPSGFVSQYPQPSDYLWEDAWFIRCKNITLGYTLPQKWIRKVFSRARIFADVSNPFVITPYSGNDPETDFKAGYPNQRTYSFGVDITF, encoded by the coding sequence ATGAAAAGGCACAAAATTCATCACTCCGCCGACATTGTCGGGAGATGCAAGAAAGGCATAATCCCATTTTTATTATGCTTCGTCTTTATGGGATACGGACAAAACATATCTGTCAACTTCCCGAATATAACAGTAGAAAGAGCTTTGGAAATTCTTCGGAATCAAGAAGGGTATTCTTTCTCTGTCAAAACAAATGATGTAAACTTACGACAAAAAGTCAATGCCGATTTGCAAAACCAACCTATCGAAAAGGTCTTGGAAACCATATTCCAAAACCAACCGGTTTCTTTCGAAATAGAAGGTAAAATGGTAAGAATCATTAAAGCCCCTGAAAAAGATTCGAAACAAACAGGAAGCACAGCCGAAAGCAAAAAAATCTCCGGTAGAGTAACCGATAAACAAGGTGAACCACTCATCGGGGTAAGTATCATTGCAAAAGGAGCTAACAAAGGCACGATAACCAATATAGACGGGTATTATTCTTTAACTGTACCCGACAAATCGGTTATACAATTCTCTTATGTAGGCTACGATACCCAAGAACTAAAATTAGGAAAAGGGAATATATTGAACGCCACCCTACAAGAAAAGATAAATGACCTCGACGAAGTGGTCGTTATCGGATATGGCAGTATGAAAAAAAGTGACCTGACAGGAGCTGTTACCTCAGTAAAAACCGAAGACCTTCCGATGGCAGCCAACACATCGATCTCTCACATGTTATCGGGAAAAGCCGCCGGGATAACATCGGTTCAAAACAGCGCACAACCGGGTGGCGGCGTCACTCTACGTATACGAGGCGAAGCATCTACCGGAGCCGGAAACGAACCTTTATACATCATCGACGGATTTCCAGTAGGAGGATCCCAAGTCGAACCGGCAGCAGACAACAGATATAGCGATTTCGGGTCTCGTAATCCTCTGAACTCTATCAACCCCAACGACATCGAATCCATAGAGATTCTAAAAGATGCTTCTTCCACGGCTATTTACGGAGCAAGAGCTGCGAACGGTGTTATCATCATTACGACTAAAAAGGGACGCGAGGGAAAACCCGTTGTCAATTACAGCGCAAACTATGGCGTCCAACAAATTGCCAACAAGACGGAAATGATGACAGCCGAAGAATTCATGACCGAAGCCAACAAATTCGCCAAAGAGCAATGGCTCTATAACAACAGAGTATATCCATACGGAAATACGAACCCATCGTCTATAAAAGACCCCATCGTCTATCCTTATGACGCAAAAGATATAAAAAATGCGGGGAAAGGAACCGACTGGTATGACTTAATTACCAGAGAAGGTATGATTCACCAACACAATTTATCGGTATCTGGCGGAACTTCCAACCTGAAATACATGGCATCATTCAACTTCTTCGATCAAAACGGAGTTGTTAGAAACAGCGACTTCACCCGCTATACCGGACGTCTGAACATCGAACATCAAATAAATAAAATATTCAAATACGGAATCAATGCGACTCAAAGTTACATCAAGTCCTCGAATGTTCCATTGGGAACAGAAGACTTCGAAAACTCTGGATTGATAAACTCGGCTATGTCGTACGACCCGACGACACCTGTCAGAGACAAAAACGGGGATTATGCGCAAAGCGATCGAATGACTACTGTACCCAATCCTGTTTCCATGCTCGAAATAGATGACTATACACAAACTAAAAGATTATTGGTGAACGCCTTTCTTCAAGCAGAAATTATAAAAGGATTGGTTGCGAAAATCAATATAGGATTCGATGACCAAAACGGTGTAAGAAATTCCTACATACCCACTACTACATTATACGGTAAGCAAGAAGGAGGAAAAGCCAGCAAAAGTATGGCACAGCAATTCGACCGCTTGTTAGAAGCAACCGTAAACTATAATTTCAATATTGCAAAAGCGCACAAGTTCAATATTTTAGCAGGATATTCCTATCAAGATTTCAACAATGAAGGATTCTCTGCCGCCAATTCACAATTTTTCACCGATATATTCAAATACAACTCACTGGCTTCCGGAGAAGCAGCCCGTCCCACGGTAGCTTCCAACAAGTCAAAAACTATGTTCATCTCCTACTTCGGTCGAATAAATTATAACTTGTTCGATAAATATCTTTTCACTCTCACTGCTCGTGTCGATGGCTCAAACCGATTCGGTGAAAACAATCGATACGGAATATTCCCGTCGGGAGCATTTGCATGGCGTATCAAACAGGAAGACTTTTTAAAAGACGTCGACTTCCTCTCCGACTTAAAAATGAGAATAAGTTTAGGTCAGACGGGTAACAGTGAAATCGGGAATAACGCCTTTGAATACTATACGGCAGCATGGCAACAATATGTGTTTGGCAATTCGATTAACACCGGAACGGCAAAATCGCAAATCGCCAACCCAGATTTAAAATGGGAAACAACAACCGAATTTAACTTCGGTTTGGATTTCGGATTCTTCAACCAACGGTTAAGTGGTACATTCGAATATTTTAAAAAAGAAGTGAAAGACCTTTTGGGTTACCGCTCGCTAAAATCATTCATGGAAGTATCTACGGTAGCCGCCAACATCGGAAAAACTCAAAGTACCGGTATAGAAATCTCCTTGAAAAGCCGAAATTTTACAGGAGAATTCAAATGGGACACTGAACTTAATTTCACCCGATATGTAGACCGTTGGAAAGAGCGTAATCCCGAAGACGAACTAAGCCCTTGGCAAAAAGCGAATGATCCCATTCGAGCTCACTACGGATACCTATCCGACGGAGTTCTGGGTATAGACGAGACACCTCCCACTTCCATGCCCAACCTGCTGCCCGGTGAATATAAAATAAAAGACGTAAACGGTTATCTCCGAGACGACTTCGGGAACCTTATACCCGATGAAAACGGAAACGTTCAATACACAGATGCCCCGGACGGGATTATCGATGAAGCGGATATCGTATTATTGGGAACATACGATCCGGGCTTCTCAATCGGATTTGGAAATACATTCGAATACAAAGGCTTCGATCTGAATATATTCTTTTACGGCATGTTCGACCGAATCGTCAACAACGCCACGCGTGGAAAATTCTCCATTCCCAATATTCGTTTTATTCTAAACGGACAAAACATGATGAAAGAAATATCCGAACGTTGGTCTAGTGAAAACTCACACAGCAAATATCCGTCTGGATTCGTAAGCCAATACCCGCAGCCATCTGATTATCTGTGGGAAGATGCTTGGTTCATACGTTGTAAAAATATCACTCTGGGTTATACACTTCCTCAAAAATGGATACGGAAAGTATTTTCCAGAGCCCGGATTTTTGCAGATGTTTCAAATCCCTTCGTAATTACACCTTACTCTGGCAATGACCCGGAAACCGATTTCAAAGCCGGTTACCCCAATCAACGTACCTATTCTTTTGGAGTGGACATAACATTTTAA
- a CDS encoding RagB/SusD family nutrient uptake outer membrane protein, which translates to MKTKNIFFSSLFLIAAYSCSLENETYDQLGSDNVMTTENDVKAAVTGIYHELRGGGWDRYNCAWGSLLTMQIGCTDECDCNWVWDKQLDFLWTAETTDLGQFYTGLVPAVTKATSLLERMRKISISAPIKRRYMAEVRCLRAMWAYDLYDLYGTVPLITDPDIALDPQKAQSYMPERPSIEWYVNFIDTELKEAEENLKPASLLAASEYGRMTKGIAQMYMLKLYMHEAGQERHYRNDEGKAMMWWNRVDSITEVMIKDGEYSLQKDYMSIWSPSNQRNSEVIFPIPNFPEGGLGNCFLAHALPADYVSQNGIALTKWGGFLVPWDFYDTYDPKDKRRNALLATYWNGKKMVDRRTEYTGKPGAVPMKYQENPSTTGQWDASEYVINRYAEVILARAEALNEIYGPTQEAKDLVHEIRERAFDNYKGSKYEKEINDITDKDAFRAHLLKERGWEFCWEGMRRPDLIRHGELISNAIARGKLMAEPKHILYAIPQSVIYENPNLKNNEGF; encoded by the coding sequence ATGAAAACTAAAAATATATTTTTCTCCTCGCTGTTTCTCATAGCAGCATATTCGTGCTCTTTGGAAAACGAAACTTATGATCAACTTGGCTCCGATAACGTGATGACTACCGAAAACGATGTCAAAGCCGCTGTCACCGGGATATACCACGAACTACGTGGCGGAGGCTGGGATCGCTATAATTGTGCATGGGGTTCTCTACTAACTATGCAAATCGGTTGTACCGATGAATGTGACTGCAACTGGGTATGGGACAAACAACTCGATTTCCTGTGGACTGCTGAAACAACCGATTTAGGGCAATTTTATACCGGACTAGTTCCCGCTGTTACCAAAGCGACCTCTCTGCTGGAACGCATGCGAAAAATATCTATATCCGCTCCAATAAAACGCAGATATATGGCCGAAGTCCGATGTCTCAGAGCTATGTGGGCATATGATCTATATGATCTCTACGGAACAGTACCATTAATTACCGATCCAGATATAGCCCTCGATCCTCAAAAAGCCCAATCTTATATGCCAGAACGGCCCTCGATAGAATGGTATGTCAACTTCATAGACACTGAATTAAAAGAAGCAGAAGAAAATTTGAAACCGGCCAGTCTGCTCGCGGCAAGCGAATACGGGAGAATGACCAAAGGTATCGCTCAAATGTATATGTTGAAACTCTATATGCATGAAGCCGGTCAAGAACGCCACTATCGAAACGACGAAGGCAAAGCTATGATGTGGTGGAATCGAGTAGATTCGATTACCGAAGTCATGATAAAAGACGGAGAATACTCCCTGCAAAAAGATTACATGTCGATATGGTCTCCTTCGAACCAAAGGAACAGCGAAGTAATTTTCCCGATACCCAATTTCCCCGAAGGCGGTTTAGGAAACTGTTTCCTCGCACATGCATTACCCGCCGATTATGTATCGCAAAACGGAATAGCACTGACTAAATGGGGAGGTTTCCTTGTTCCCTGGGATTTTTACGACACCTATGATCCCAAAGACAAACGGAGAAATGCTTTGTTGGCGACCTATTGGAATGGAAAAAAGATGGTCGACCGCCGTACTGAATACACGGGTAAACCGGGTGCTGTTCCAATGAAATACCAAGAAAATCCTAGCACGACAGGGCAATGGGATGCCAGCGAATACGTAATAAACCGATATGCCGAAGTAATATTGGCCAGAGCCGAAGCTCTGAACGAAATATACGGTCCGACCCAAGAGGCCAAAGACCTCGTTCATGAAATACGGGAACGAGCATTCGATAATTACAAAGGTAGCAAATACGAAAAAGAGATAAATGACATAACCGATAAAGATGCATTCAGAGCACACCTATTAAAAGAAAGAGGTTGGGAGTTTTGTTGGGAAGGCATGCGTCGCCCCGATTTGATTCGTCATGGAGAACTAATATCCAATGCCATTGCTCGTGGCAAGCTTATGGCCGAACCCAAACACATTCTATATGCAATACCACAATCGGTAATTTATGAAAATCCAAATCTCAAAAATAACGAAGGTTTTTAG
- a CDS encoding DUF4832 domain-containing protein — MNLTACSEKNSSGDNLQSGDEIISFEPDLNTLIRNPASGWTLYDDANDYVAQANTYWNQQGAAAEKYASIFYWRSRWSELEPEEGKYAWEHDENFKALIQGALDRGLKLAFRVYIDGQDNIHNGTPDFVREAGAKGYAVHKLWDPENENNNWTPYADDPVFQEKFGNFIRAFAKEFDNPEQVDFIDAYNLGWWGEGHHVQYLNNNNKFKVYQWITDLYAENFKNVLLVVNFGTEIGFEYEKRLAIDKHDFLTRRDGIGSYWFQDAEVNIINSLFPQKAFIAESCYWGGNSDSYQPWNTDPLYADKFKSWSDFYAQAYKDAIRGHANTLDLREATETRGWITHAKDLVKDFISNGGYRLTPIQIEYPASVQMGNTLSIKHTWRNSGVGVCPNNNKRWNYKYKVSFALLDPESHEIKQRITDENAEPSAWIKGTDKTYKTSESLIVPAGQYILAVAITDDTQNQKPGLNLAVKNGKFINDWLQIGTIQITK, encoded by the coding sequence ATGAACCTTACAGCGTGCAGTGAAAAGAACAGTAGCGGAGACAATCTACAATCGGGAGATGAAATAATCTCGTTCGAACCCGACCTGAATACACTTATCCGCAATCCAGCATCGGGTTGGACTTTATACGACGATGCAAACGACTACGTCGCACAAGCGAATACCTATTGGAATCAACAGGGAGCCGCAGCAGAAAAATATGCTTCTATTTTCTATTGGCGTTCCCGATGGTCTGAGCTCGAACCAGAAGAAGGTAAATACGCATGGGAACATGACGAGAATTTCAAAGCGCTCATTCAAGGCGCCCTTGACCGAGGATTGAAATTGGCATTCAGAGTTTACATCGACGGACAAGACAATATTCATAACGGTACTCCCGACTTCGTAAGAGAGGCCGGAGCCAAAGGTTATGCAGTCCATAAGCTCTGGGACCCTGAAAATGAAAACAACAACTGGACTCCCTATGCCGACGACCCCGTCTTTCAGGAAAAATTCGGGAATTTTATCCGTGCTTTCGCCAAAGAATTCGACAATCCCGAACAAGTAGATTTTATCGACGCTTACAATTTAGGCTGGTGGGGCGAAGGGCATCACGTACAATATTTGAACAACAATAATAAATTCAAAGTGTATCAATGGATTACAGACCTATATGCCGAGAATTTCAAAAATGTTTTGCTTGTCGTGAACTTTGGAACAGAAATAGGATTCGAATATGAAAAACGATTGGCTATCGACAAACACGATTTTTTGACTCGCCGCGACGGAATCGGCAGTTATTGGTTCCAAGATGCAGAAGTCAATATCATCAACTCGCTTTTCCCACAAAAAGCATTCATAGCTGAAAGCTGCTATTGGGGAGGAAATTCCGACAGCTATCAACCGTGGAACACCGATCCGCTTTATGCCGACAAATTCAAATCATGGTCCGACTTTTATGCTCAGGCTTATAAAGACGCTATACGAGGACATGCCAATACACTCGATTTGAGAGAGGCTACCGAAACCAGAGGTTGGATAACCCACGCCAAAGATTTGGTAAAAGACTTCATTAGTAACGGTGGATACAGATTAACCCCTATCCAAATAGAATATCCAGCATCGGTACAAATGGGAAATACATTATCCATAAAGCATACATGGCGAAATAGCGGGGTAGGCGTATGTCCCAACAATAACAAAAGATGGAACTATAAATATAAAGTTTCATTTGCCCTACTCGATCCCGAAAGCCATGAAATAAAACAACGGATCACCGATGAAAACGCAGAACCGTCGGCATGGATAAAAGGAACCGATAAAACGTATAAAACCAGCGAATCTTTAATTGTCCCAGCCGGACAATACATATTGGCAGTTGCCATTACAGACGATACCCAAAATCAAAAACCGGGATTGAATCTTGCCGTAAAAAACGGGAAATTCATAAACGACTGGCTACAAATCGGTACTATACAAATCACTAAATAA
- a CDS encoding FISUMP domain-containing protein: MKKSLFYLTAALLIATTSCSEDNNDNDPKGQESNITLYAPDDLEEFDLLYENPTRKLKFEWEGDKEGATYALIFSLDEEMNNIERIDIGTEMYTSLTHQDLDDLLGKLGVGEYKRGELYWAVESENEGTLSRSEIRSMKLFRFYKPFIDPRDNEEYRVCRVFDPISEDYAVWLADNLRATTYSDGTPLGENDVKFYTPQEGEDESWTKVFGGYYTWTATMRGTRGAEEGEKIQGIAPEGWHIPTKTEWDFLINACGDPTMPATILKEKSYWDPNAGDVGMNSIGFNMAGTGYIWSIPENDVIEAFANTYFWTSTAPKDGDVYPWNPDPVNFPNQGVTYGFTLNDSGAALYPYDRNRGYSVRCVLD, translated from the coding sequence ATGAAAAAATCACTTTTTTATTTAACAGCAGCACTACTCATTGCTACGACCTCATGTTCCGAGGACAACAATGACAATGACCCCAAAGGGCAAGAGAGCAACATTACACTATACGCGCCCGACGATTTAGAAGAGTTTGATCTTTTGTACGAAAATCCCACACGAAAACTGAAATTCGAATGGGAAGGCGATAAAGAAGGAGCTACATACGCTCTTATATTCAGCCTCGATGAAGAAATGAACAACATCGAGAGAATTGATATCGGAACCGAAATGTACACATCTCTCACCCATCAAGACCTCGACGACTTACTCGGTAAACTGGGCGTAGGCGAATACAAAAGAGGTGAATTATATTGGGCGGTCGAAAGCGAAAACGAAGGAACCTTGTCCCGCAGTGAAATTCGCAGCATGAAATTGTTCCGTTTTTATAAACCTTTCATCGATCCTCGTGACAACGAAGAATATCGCGTATGTCGTGTTTTCGATCCCATATCCGAAGATTATGCCGTATGGTTGGCCGACAATTTAAGAGCGACGACCTATTCCGACGGAACTCCTCTTGGAGAAAATGATGTAAAATTCTATACTCCCCAAGAAGGAGAAGACGAATCTTGGACAAAAGTTTTCGGAGGGTATTACACATGGACCGCCACCATGCGGGGCACTCGTGGAGCAGAAGAAGGTGAAAAAATTCAAGGTATAGCGCCCGAAGGTTGGCACATACCGACTAAAACTGAATGGGACTTCTTAATCAATGCTTGCGGTGACCCCACTATGCCCGCCACCATATTAAAAGAAAAAAGCTATTGGGATCCTAATGCCGGAGATGTCGGTATGAACTCTATCGGATTCAATATGGCTGGGACTGGATACATTTGGAGCATACCTGAAAACGATGTAATAGAAGCCTTTGCCAATACCTATTTCTGGACCTCGACAGCTCCCAAAGACGGAGATGTGTACCCGTGGAATCCCGATCCCGTAAACTTCCCCAATCAGGGAGTAACATACGGATTCACACTTAACGATTCAGGAGCCGCCCTTTATCCTTACGACAGGAACAGAGGATATAGTGTCCGCTGCGTATTAGATTAA
- a CDS encoding glycoside hydrolase family 27 protein translates to MNIKTSIAIGLLILLLCSNCTNVNKTNQPESTAILAERPPMGWNSWICFGTSVTEDEVKANADFMAENLKKYGWEYIVIDAGWYAPGMETLEQYESATPHQIIDKFGRLIVDAEKFPSAKNGEGLKPLADYLHSRGLKLGIHIMRGIPIQAVEANTPIKGTSYRARDIVNTDSRCKWYFGFYGIDMSKPGAQEYYDSLFELYESWGIDYVKADDLLSPIYAHDEIEAITKAVRKGKRPIVLSLSPGPAPVENIKHLQNVAQLWRISEDFWDDWEALKEQFPLCRKWQKYICKGHWPDADMLPIGPMAQRAMRGTPRMSNFTPDEQYTMLTLWAMFRSPLMIGCNLPEIDDFTLNLITNKEVLDINQYSKGNKELFDRNGIIAWYAQSEDELTHYIAIFNTTDKDIESYTFPLQTINYIGDGHITDLWKNESMEIKNNSVSFSVPAHSVKLIKLTK, encoded by the coding sequence ATGAACATCAAAACCTCAATTGCAATAGGGCTACTCATACTCCTACTTTGTTCTAATTGCACCAACGTCAACAAAACCAACCAACCGGAATCCACCGCAATATTAGCCGAACGCCCACCGATGGGTTGGAACAGCTGGATATGCTTTGGAACTTCTGTAACAGAAGACGAAGTTAAAGCCAATGCCGACTTCATGGCCGAAAATCTGAAAAAATACGGTTGGGAATACATTGTTATCGATGCCGGTTGGTATGCGCCCGGCATGGAGACTTTGGAGCAATATGAATCGGCAACGCCACATCAAATCATCGACAAATTCGGACGCCTCATCGTCGATGCGGAAAAATTCCCATCTGCAAAAAACGGAGAAGGGTTGAAACCTCTCGCCGATTATCTGCATAGCAGAGGCTTAAAATTAGGTATACACATCATGAGAGGCATTCCCATTCAAGCTGTCGAAGCTAATACGCCCATAAAAGGGACATCATATCGAGCACGAGACATTGTCAATACCGATTCTCGATGCAAATGGTATTTCGGATTTTATGGGATAGACATGAGTAAGCCCGGAGCTCAGGAATACTATGATTCGCTTTTCGAACTTTATGAATCATGGGGAATAGACTATGTAAAGGCCGACGATTTACTATCTCCCATTTATGCACACGACGAAATAGAAGCGATAACCAAAGCCGTAAGAAAAGGGAAAAGGCCCATCGTCCTGAGCCTTTCTCCGGGCCCTGCCCCTGTCGAGAACATAAAACATTTGCAAAACGTAGCCCAACTATGGCGCATTTCCGAAGATTTCTGGGACGACTGGGAGGCTCTGAAAGAACAATTTCCACTTTGCCGGAAATGGCAAAAGTATATTTGTAAAGGGCACTGGCCCGACGCCGATATGCTCCCCATAGGCCCAATGGCACAAAGAGCCATGAGAGGAACTCCCCGAATGAGTAATTTTACACCAGACGAACAGTACACGATGCTTACACTATGGGCCATGTTTAGATCCCCTCTGATGATTGGCTGTAATCTACCCGAAATAGACGATTTCACGCTAAACTTGATTACAAATAAAGAGGTACTTGACATCAATCAATATTCCAAAGGAAATAAAGAATTGTTCGATCGAAATGGAATAATCGCTTGGTATGCTCAAAGCGAAGACGAATTGACCCACTATATCGCCATATTTAACACTACCGATAAAGATATAGAATCTTACACCTTTCCACTACAAACCATAAATTATATCGGAGACGGTCACATCACCGATTTGTGGAAAAACGAATCAATGGAAATCAAAAATAACTCAGTCTCGTTTTCTGTTCCTGCGCATAGCGTAAAACTGATTAAACTAACTAAATAG
- a CDS encoding DUF4091 domain-containing protein: protein MKSSHFYYIILFSFLLAACKDDGPGEKENSDNDVPSVATNTWLLNSLDNIENYSNSDPENRYDINMVRNEYESVQLVIQTDSKKSLKIERIGNNDAIEFQCRKLEAFNGKYDVLIPCDNEIEPDDKVVRAWLTFKVRSEAEAKRHKEIIRFKTDDKEYAVAISINVVNASLPETPSIASVFGINPQNFIFTGLSEEQKIEKRKAASDLLLEYRISPYFSTWLSGTMKTECFSSPYAWNDDRTWEYLADKRFSRIALPSHGLSDDELEMMLNKARETGLLNKAFFYVWDEPTKTNEYEQIKTLSDRIHRYAPEAKVLTTFYCGPTDGEHKDDLFAVFDILNGATSIYCTGVWALQDNENRSEQCKAKLKSGQEWWSYVCMSNTPGLASNSTAIGNRATMWRNYKEQNSGFLYWVVNGFASVYPLRPRPELPEGDGILIYPGESFGTNKICTSVRLERWRDGAEDYDMLVLYEKKLGRSAALSLLNNVYKSPSNYTDQSKYALALRKNLIENITE, encoded by the coding sequence ATGAAATCATCACATTTTTATTATATAATACTATTCTCGTTTTTACTTGCCGCCTGTAAAGACGACGGGCCGGGTGAAAAAGAAAATTCGGACAACGACGTTCCCTCCGTAGCGACCAATACTTGGCTATTAAACAGTCTGGATAACATAGAAAATTATTCCAACTCGGATCCAGAAAACCGATACGATATAAATATGGTTCGTAACGAATACGAAAGTGTACAGCTCGTTATACAAACCGATAGTAAAAAAAGTCTGAAAATAGAACGTATCGGCAACAACGATGCCATTGAATTTCAATGTCGGAAACTGGAAGCTTTCAACGGGAAATACGATGTTCTGATTCCTTGCGATAACGAAATAGAACCCGACGACAAAGTAGTGCGAGCTTGGCTCACTTTTAAAGTCAGGTCCGAAGCCGAGGCTAAACGACATAAAGAAATCATACGATTCAAAACCGATGACAAAGAATATGCCGTAGCTATATCGATTAATGTCGTTAACGCATCTTTGCCAGAAACTCCATCTATTGCCTCGGTATTCGGAATCAACCCTCAAAACTTCATATTCACCGGTCTATCGGAAGAACAAAAAATAGAAAAGCGCAAAGCAGCTTCGGATCTTTTATTGGAATATCGCATATCGCCCTACTTTTCCACATGGCTGAGCGGAACGATGAAAACCGAATGTTTCTCCTCGCCATACGCATGGAATGACGATCGCACTTGGGAATACTTGGCAGACAAACGTTTTAGCCGTATTGCCTTGCCATCGCATGGGTTATCCGACGATGAGTTAGAGATGATGCTGAATAAAGCTCGCGAAACCGGATTGCTAAACAAAGCATTTTTCTATGTATGGGACGAACCTACAAAGACCAATGAATATGAACAGATCAAAACTCTTTCGGATCGCATTCATCGATATGCACCGGAAGCCAAAGTGCTCACTACATTCTATTGCGGCCCTACCGACGGAGAACACAAAGACGATTTATTCGCCGTATTCGACATTCTAAATGGAGCGACATCTATTTATTGTACTGGCGTATGGGCGTTGCAGGATAATGAAAATCGCTCGGAGCAATGCAAAGCCAAATTAAAATCAGGACAAGAATGGTGGAGCTACGTGTGCATGTCTAACACTCCGGGGCTTGCTTCAAATTCTACCGCTATCGGTAACAGGGCGACCATGTGGCGTAATTATAAAGAACAAAATTCCGGATTCCTATATTGGGTCGTCAACGGATTCGCCAGCGTTTATCCCCTCAGACCTCGCCCTGAACTGCCCGAAGGAGACGGGATACTCATCTATCCCGGCGAATCGTTCGGCACAAACAAAATTTGTACCTCTGTCCGGTTGGAACGATGGCGCGATGGAGCCGAAGATTACGACATGCTGGTCTTGTACGAAAAAAAACTCGGACGATCGGCCGCCTTATCTCTTCTCAACAACGTCTATAAGAGTCCCTCGAACTACACAGATCAAAGCAAATACGCATTGGCTCTACGTAAAAATTTAATTGAAAACATCACAGAATAA